Proteins encoded together in one Triticum dicoccoides isolate Atlit2015 ecotype Zavitan chromosome 7B, WEW_v2.0, whole genome shotgun sequence window:
- the LOC119341080 gene encoding uncharacterized protein LOC119341080: MLHLRKLFLSASHVHTPSLSPLFPLYRLLAATAPASPEPFAVEEYLVTNCGLSRPKARKASKKLAHLKSSSRIDAVLAFLAALGISPSGTAAIVAADPQLLCADVELNLAKRVDELTGLGLKRSQIARLIPLARATFRSSSLGPNLAFWLPVFGSFEKLLGAIKANGGILGADLEKVAKPNLAILQQCGISVKEFSDTYLTRVLTRLPEYVQNAVLYIDKLGVPRDSPMFRYALMAFAFQSQEKIDRKMGNLEMLGWSQDDVLTAVRKMPSILTMSEERMQTTVNFLTRDVGLEIRYIAQRPVLVMYSYQRRLLPRHSLLNILNSKDLLYPELDFYSIVALTEKKFLDKYVHPYEKSIPGLAATYASYCAEKVPNEVST; encoded by the coding sequence ATGCTCCATCTCCGAAAGCTCTTCCTCTCCGCATCTCATGTCCACACACCCTCCCTCTCCCCCCTTTTCCCGCTCTAccgcctcctcgccgccaccgCACCCGCTTCCCCAGAGCCGTTCGCCGTCGAGGAGTACCTCGTCACCAACTGCGGCCTCTCCCGGCCCAAGGCGCGCAAGGCGTCCAAGAAGCTCGCCCACCTCAAGTCCTCCTCCAGGATCGACGCCGTCCTCGCCTTCCTCGCCGCGCTCGGCATCTCCCCCTCGGGcaccgccgccatcgtcgccgccgaCCCGCAGCTCCTCTGCGCCGATGTGGAGCTGAACCTGGCCAAGCGCGTCGACGAGCTCACGGGTCTCGGCCTCAAGCGCTCCCAGATCGCGCGCCTCATCCCTCTCGCCCGCGCCACCTTCCGCAGCTCCTCCCTCGGCCCCAACCTCGCCTTCTGGCTCCCGGTCTTCGGCTCCTTCGAGAAGCTCCTCGGGGCCATCAAGGCGAACGGCGGCATCCTCGGAGCGGACCTCGAGAAGGTCGCCAAGCCCAACCTGGCCATCCTCCAGCAATGCGGGATAAGTGTCAAAGAATTTTCAGATACATACCTTACCCGGGTGCTCACTCGGCTCCCCGAGTACGTCCAGAATGCCGTGCTGTACATCGATAAGCTTGGCGTGCCCCGGGATTCCCCAATGTTTCGCTACGCGCTCATGGCGTTTGCGTTTCAGAGCCAGGAGAAAATTGACAGGAAAATGGGGAACCTTGAAATGCTTGGTtggtcacaggatgatgtgttgacTGCTGTGAGGAAGATGCCGAGTATCCTCACTATGTCCGAGGAAAGGATGCAGACAACTGTGAATTTCTTGACAAGGGATGTTGGGCTGGAGATACGCTATATAGCTCAAAGGCCAGTTCTGGTTATGTATAGCTATCAGCGCCGGTTGTTGCCACGGCATTCCTTGCTAAATATTCTCAACTCGAAGGATTTGCTTTATCCTGAGCTTGACTTCTATTCTATCGTCGCGCTGACTGAGAAGAAGTTTCTGGACAAGTATGTGCATCCTTATGAGAAGAGTATTCCAGGCCTTGCTGCGACTTATGCATCTTACTGTGCTGAGAAGGTGCCGAATGAAGTTTCTACCTGA
- the LOC119336061 gene encoding sodium/calcium exchanger NCL2-like, which translates to MPPPPRTLVVLLLAVIAVSAHGRLLASDGLPGQGSASDATVLRLPSAGRPVGEAEEGGCEMTYGFLPCTETAGGNLFLALAYGFLMFKSATYLSAGSELLLEILGPGIVGGLFLPILGALPDALLILVSGLSGTKEVAQSQVLIGMGLLAGSTIMLLTILWGSCVIVGKCDLSEDSTTIDSQDTKAFSLFGSGVSTDLQTSYAARIMAISVLPFIVVQIPQILKLKSGHRLTLLLGLIVAVLLLLTYCLYQIFQPWIQRRKLEYSKLKHVMSGLLKHAQMHTFGHLIDDDGTPNVSVIEKLFHKIDLDNDGRIGRGELQAFIVGVNFEDIELDSNLAADQVMADFDRSRNSSIEKGEFVDGVLRWLEEAKRVVAGSGAYSKKFMDDFHITTGEEHNALLDKHEEDDESIENPTWTCFKAISLLLLGTAMAAAFADPLVDAVHNFSSATSIPSFFISFIAMPLATNSSEAVSAIIFASRKKQRTLSLTFSEVYGGVTMNNTLCLAVFLALVYIRGLTWDFSSEVLVIFLVCIIMGLFTSFGTKFPLWTCFVAFLLYPLSLILVYILDYKFGWS; encoded by the exons atgccgccgccgccgcgcaccctcgtcgtcctcctcctcgccgtcaTCGCCGTCTCGGCCCATGGCCGCCTGCTCGCCTCCGACGGTCTCCCGGGGCAGGGGAGCGCGTCCGACGCCACCGTGCTCCGCCTCCCGTCGGCGGGGCGGCCGGTCGGGGAGGCGGAGGAGGGCGGGTGCGAGATGACCTACGGCTTCCTGCCCTGCACGGAGACGGCGGGGGGCAACCTCTTCCTCGCGCTCGCCTACGGCTTCCTCATGTTCAAGTCCGCCACCTACCTCTCCGCCGGCAGCGAGCTGCTGCTCGAGATCCTCGGCCCGGGGATCGTCGGCGGCCTCTTCCTCCCCATCCTCGGCGCGCTGCCGGACGCCTTGCTAATCCTCG TTTCCGGCCTCTCTGGCACTAAGGAGGTTGCTCAAAGTCAGGTTTTGATTGGAATGGGCCTGCTGGCGGGATCGACGATCATGCTTTTAACCATACTTTGGGGATCTTGTGTTATTGTCGGTAAATGTGATCTGTCAGAGGATTCAACTACAATCGATTCCCAGGATACCAAAGCCTTCAGTCTTTTTG GCTCTGGTGTTTCCACTGATTTGCAGACTAGCTATGCAGCAAGAATCATGGCGATATCTGTTCTCCCCTTTATCGTTGTTCAGATACCGCAAATTCTGAAGCTCAAATCTGGTCATCGCTTAACTCTACTGCTTGGGCTTATAGTTGCAGTGCTACTTCTGCTTACTTATTGCCTATACCAG ATCTTTCAGCCATGGATCCAGAGGAGAAAATTAGAATATTCAAAACTGAAGCATGTAATGTCTGGGCTTCTGAAACATGCTCAAATGCATACTTTTGGTCACCTTATCGATGATGATGGCACACCAAATGTTTCTGTCATAGAGAA GTTATTTCACAAAATTGATCTGGACAATGATGGAAGGATAGGGCGTGGTGAACTACAAGCTTTCATCGTTGGTGTGAATTTTGAAGATATTGAGTTGGATAGTAATCTAGCTGCAGATCAAGTCATGGCTGACTTTGATAGGTCTCGGAATAGTTCCATTGAAAAGGGAGAATTCGTTGATGGCGTCCTTAGATGGCTGGAAGAAGCTAAGCGTGTTGTTGCTGGTTCTGGCGCCTACTCAAAAAAGTTTATGGATGATTTTCACATT ACAACAGGGGAAGAACATAATGCACTGCTTGACAagcatgaagaagatgatgaatctATTGAAAATCCAACCTGGACATGCTTCAAAGCCATTTCACTTTTGCTTCTCGGAACTGCAATGGCAGCTGCATTTGCAGACCCACTCGTTGATGCTGTGCACAACTTTTCAAGTGCTACCAGTATACCATCTTTCTTCATTTCCTTCATTGCGATGCCCTTGGCTACTAATTCCAGCGAGGCTGTCTCAGCCATTATCTTTGCCAGCCGAAAGAAGCAACGCACTTTGTCTCTAACATTCTCTGAG GTGTATGGTGGAGTGACCATGAACAACACGCTCTGCCTGGCTGTGTTCCTGGCTCTCGTCTACATCAGGGGCTTAACTTGGGACTTCTcatcggaggtgctcgtcatcttcCTCGTGTGCATCATCATGGGCCTCTTCACCAGCTTCGGGACCAAGTTCCCGCTGTGGACGTGCTTCGTCGCATTCCTTCTGTACCCACTGTCGCTGATCTTGGTTTACATCCTCGACTACAAGTTTGGCTGGTCGTAG